Part of the Candidatus Trichorickettsia mobilis genome, GTTTTTCAATACGTACGCTACCTGGCGCCTTTTTTAATTTCTTGTAACTATTCAGAGGGTGGGTACTACAGCGAATAATTACTTGTAAAATGCAATATGCCGATTCAATATGCTTAGTTTAAATTAAGCGTAGTTAACCAATTTGTTCAAATTGGTATTTATTTGTCCCAAGGTTATTTTTTAAAGAATCAACATTAGAGCAATAGCCGTACCATTCGGAGCGAAGCTTATTCCATTTTAAACCATGATTTCTAATGATCTTGCGAATATCATTACTCGGTTCTTGTTCAAACTTTAAAATCACGGCATGCTTATTTGTTTGCTCTTGATCTAATTTAGTTTTACCGATTTTAGTCCATTCATCTTTAATTGTTTGATTAGTTTCTAATGATGAAGCAATTGATAATAATGCACCGTAAAGAGTATTAGTAGGTAAATAATCTAAACCTGCTTTAGTAACTAATCCGCCTACTTCAATTAAATGCCTAGTGCGCATT contains:
- a CDS encoding conjugal transfer protein TraD → MRTRHLIEVGGLVTKAGLDYLPTNTLYGALLSIASSLETNQTIKDEWTKIGKTKLDQEQTNKHAVILKFEQEPSNDIRKIIRNHGLKWNKLRSEWYGYCSNVDSLKNNLGTNKYQFEQIG